In the genome of Myxococcus stipitatus, one region contains:
- a CDS encoding M57 family metalloprotease, with translation MSQSKFIGAVTGLALLAGCGGGDASTPAPETTSQGMTYEQFLSMVYQEPETGIFVANGDTTFSNEKKLREFYEKNIRNGQLIVHTSGGVDAKWSDTQKKNITYCVSSTFGSNYNSAVTAMANAAAAWEAVADVKFVYVSAQDGSCTATNNNVVFDVRPVNSGGQYLARAFFPDDVRADRNVLIDNTAFGNNPPWTLTGILRHELGHTLGFRHEHTRPESGTCFEDNNWRALTTYDSASVMHYPQCNGSQSGDLVITAKDAQGAALLYGQPGGGPGPGTGTPTTETKTGSVAASANSNFGPFSVVAGTSFSVAMTGTGDPDLYVRFGSAPTTAAYDCRPYLGGASESCNLTVPAGVTEAYVMVRGYTAGTFTLTINYTKPGTSGGGTPTTDTKSGSVAVNTNVTLPAYSVVAGTSFSVAMTGSGDPDLYVRFGSAPTTTAYDCRPYQSGATESCNLTVPAGVTQAHVMVRGYTAGTYNLTINYTKP, from the coding sequence ATGTCTCAGTCCAAGTTTATCGGCGCAGTCACGGGCCTGGCGCTGCTGGCGGGTTGCGGCGGCGGTGATGCGTCCACCCCGGCTCCGGAGACCACGAGCCAGGGAATGACCTACGAGCAGTTCCTGTCGATGGTCTACCAGGAGCCGGAGACCGGCATCTTCGTCGCCAACGGCGACACGACGTTCTCCAACGAGAAGAAGCTGCGCGAGTTCTACGAGAAGAACATCCGCAACGGCCAGCTCATCGTCCACACGAGCGGCGGCGTGGATGCGAAGTGGAGCGACACGCAGAAGAAGAACATCACGTACTGCGTGAGCTCCACGTTCGGCTCGAACTACAACTCGGCCGTGACGGCGATGGCGAACGCGGCGGCGGCGTGGGAAGCCGTGGCGGACGTGAAGTTTGTCTACGTGAGCGCGCAGGACGGCAGCTGCACCGCGACCAACAACAACGTGGTGTTCGACGTGCGCCCCGTGAACTCGGGTGGCCAGTACCTGGCGCGCGCGTTCTTCCCGGATGACGTCCGCGCGGACCGCAACGTCCTCATCGACAACACGGCCTTCGGCAACAACCCGCCCTGGACGCTGACGGGCATCCTCCGCCACGAGCTGGGCCACACGCTGGGCTTCCGTCACGAGCACACCCGCCCCGAGTCGGGCACGTGCTTCGAGGACAACAACTGGCGCGCGCTGACGACGTACGACTCCGCCTCCGTGATGCACTACCCCCAGTGCAACGGCTCGCAGTCGGGTGACCTGGTCATCACGGCGAAGGACGCGCAGGGCGCGGCGCTGCTCTACGGCCAGCCCGGTGGCGGCCCTGGCCCTGGCACGGGCACGCCGACGACGGAGACGAAGACGGGCAGCGTGGCGGCGAGCGCCAACTCCAACTTCGGCCCCTTCAGCGTCGTGGCCGGCACGTCCTTCAGCGTGGCGATGACGGGCACGGGCGACCCGGACCTGTACGTGCGCTTCGGCTCCGCGCCGACGACGGCGGCCTATGACTGCCGTCCGTACCTGGGCGGTGCGTCCGAGTCCTGCAACCTGACGGTGCCCGCCGGGGTGACCGAGGCGTACGTCATGGTGCGTGGCTACACGGCCGGCACGTTCACGCTGACCATCAACTACACCAAGCCGGGCACGTCGGGCGGCGGCACGCCGACGACGGACACCAAGTCCGGCAGCGTGGCGGTGAACACGAACGTGACGCTCCCCGCGTACAGCGTGGTGGCCGGCACGTCGTTCAGCGTGGCGATGACGGGCTCGGGCGACCCGGACCTGTACGTGCGCTTCGGCTCCGCGCCGACGACGACGGCCTACGACTGCCGCCCGTACCAGAGCGGCGCGACCGAGTCCTGCAACCTGACGGTGCCCGCCGGTGTCACGCAGGCCCACGTCATGGTGCGCGGCTACACGGCCGGCACGTACAACCTGACCATCAACTACACCAAGCCGTAG
- a CDS encoding MFS transporter: MGALRRALHDMAGGLPRTYWVLWIGTLVNRLGSFVVPFLALYLTRERGFSVERAGLVVSLYGVGAVIASPLGGMLADRVGRRITLAGGLWLGSIGMVCLGFARDPIAISVAAFCLGIMGELYRPAVSAAVADVVSPEDRQRAFGLLYWVVNVGFAIAVPMAGLMVRFGYLTLFIADAITTFTYGCCIWFMLPETRPAQPPRQDAPAAPSAASSLLAPFRDPAFLAFAVPVFGVSVIFYQSQVALPMDLSARGLTEAQFGTVLAVNGALIVLLQPFTSRVLKHLRRAQALAIAAVLTGLGFGLHSVSAHMGLAALAVAVWTLGEMIQAPVAPSVVADLAPPGLRGSYQGAFHMLWGMASGAAPALGGWILGRAGSSSLWMTCLALGLVCGVWQLLIADSRRRRLDAQRSLRTDLSPLVD; the protein is encoded by the coding sequence ATGGGCGCGCTGCGACGGGCGTTGCACGACATGGCGGGCGGTCTCCCCCGCACGTACTGGGTGCTGTGGATCGGCACACTGGTCAACCGGTTGGGAAGCTTCGTCGTCCCCTTCCTCGCGCTGTACCTCACCCGTGAGCGTGGATTCAGTGTCGAGCGCGCGGGACTCGTCGTCTCCCTCTACGGCGTGGGCGCCGTCATCGCGAGCCCCCTGGGTGGCATGCTCGCCGACCGCGTGGGCCGTCGCATCACCCTCGCCGGGGGCCTGTGGCTCGGCTCCATCGGCATGGTGTGCCTCGGCTTCGCCCGAGACCCCATCGCCATCTCCGTCGCGGCCTTCTGCCTGGGCATCATGGGCGAGCTCTACCGGCCCGCGGTCTCCGCCGCCGTCGCGGACGTCGTCTCCCCCGAGGACCGGCAGCGCGCCTTCGGCCTGCTCTACTGGGTCGTCAACGTGGGCTTCGCCATCGCCGTGCCCATGGCCGGACTGATGGTCCGCTTCGGCTACCTCACCCTCTTCATCGCCGACGCCATCACCACCTTCACCTACGGCTGCTGCATCTGGTTCATGCTCCCGGAGACGCGCCCCGCGCAGCCGCCCAGGCAGGACGCCCCCGCCGCCCCCAGCGCCGCCAGCTCGCTGCTCGCCCCCTTCCGGGACCCGGCCTTCCTCGCCTTCGCCGTTCCCGTCTTCGGCGTGTCGGTCATCTTCTACCAGTCCCAGGTCGCGCTCCCCATGGACCTGAGCGCGCGCGGACTCACCGAGGCGCAGTTCGGCACCGTGCTCGCCGTCAACGGCGCGCTCATCGTGCTGCTCCAGCCCTTCACCAGCCGCGTGCTGAAGCACCTGCGCCGCGCCCAGGCCCTGGCCATCGCCGCGGTCCTCACCGGCCTGGGCTTCGGACTGCACAGCGTGTCCGCGCACATGGGCCTCGCCGCCCTCGCCGTCGCCGTGTGGACGCTGGGCGAGATGATCCAGGCACCCGTCGCCCCGTCCGTCGTCGCCGACCTGGCCCCGCCCGGCCTGCGCGGCAGCTACCAGGGCGCGTTCCACATGCTCTGGGGCATGGCCTCCGGCGCCGCTCCCGCGCTGGGAGGCTGGATTCTGGGCCGCGCCGGCTCCTCCAGCCTGTGGATGACCTGCCTCGCGCTGGGGCTCGTCTGCGGCGTGTGGCAGCTGCTCATCGCCGACTCCCGACGCCGACGCCTGGATGCGCAGCGCTCGCTGCGCACGGACCTGAGCCCGCTGGTCGACTGA
- a CDS encoding AEC family transporter gives MSQVIGLLGTCLVLGILARHSGKFPPGSAGPLNTFVLYVALPALVLRVMHRLEFVPSLLVAALVPWLYFLAAGPFFRWWGSRLGWSKETVAALVLTGGLGNTAFVGLPMAEALLGSEGLAVAVVVDQLGSFLALSTLATLGAARASAEAELPFRALVKKVATFPPFVALVLSLLLRPVGYPAWVESVLDRLGSLLTPLALFSVGLQLRFSGLKARLPALSLGLLYKLVLVPGVVVLLLLAVPSLPPVVVQATVLQSAMAPMVSAAILAAEHRLDPDLAVLMVGVGIPLSFLSAPLMLWLVR, from the coding sequence ATGAGTCAGGTCATCGGGTTGCTGGGGACATGTCTGGTGCTGGGAATCCTCGCCCGGCACAGTGGGAAGTTCCCTCCGGGCTCGGCGGGGCCGCTCAACACGTTCGTGCTGTACGTGGCGCTGCCCGCGCTGGTGCTTCGAGTGATGCACCGGCTGGAGTTCGTGCCCTCCCTCCTCGTCGCCGCGCTGGTGCCGTGGCTGTACTTCCTGGCGGCGGGCCCGTTCTTCCGATGGTGGGGCTCACGCCTGGGGTGGTCGAAGGAGACGGTGGCGGCGCTGGTGCTGACCGGCGGCCTGGGCAACACCGCCTTCGTGGGGCTTCCCATGGCGGAGGCCCTGCTCGGCTCGGAGGGACTGGCCGTGGCCGTGGTGGTGGACCAGCTGGGCTCGTTCCTGGCCTTGTCCACCCTCGCGACCCTGGGCGCGGCGCGAGCCAGCGCGGAAGCGGAGCTTCCCTTCCGCGCGCTCGTGAAGAAGGTGGCGACGTTTCCTCCCTTCGTCGCCCTGGTCCTGTCACTGCTCCTGCGGCCCGTGGGCTATCCCGCGTGGGTGGAGTCCGTGCTGGACCGGCTGGGCTCGCTCCTGACGCCGTTGGCGTTGTTCTCGGTGGGCCTGCAGCTGCGCTTCTCGGGGCTGAAGGCGCGCCTGCCCGCGCTGTCGCTGGGCCTGCTCTACAAGCTGGTGCTCGTGCCCGGCGTGGTCGTGCTGTTGCTCCTGGCGGTGCCGAGCCTGCCGCCCGTCGTCGTCCAGGCGACGGTGCTCCAGTCCGCGATGGCCCCCATGGTGAGCGCCGCGATTCTCGCCGCCGAGCACCGCCTGGACCCGGACCTGGCCGTGCTGATGGTGGGCGTGGGGATTCCCCTGTCCTTTCTCTCCGCGCCGCTCATGCTGTGGCTCGTCCGGTAG
- a CDS encoding nucleotidyltransferase family protein yields the protein MEVRRSVAELGARTYAIQLLSDAGIPFLVGGAYAFAHYTGIYRDTKDLDLFLRRADGDRALELLARNEWRTESEVHGWLHKAFWEDFLVDLIYGSGNGLTTIDEAWFQHAVPAQVLGCPCRVPPAEEIFWSKAFVLERERFDGHELTHLLLKTGATFDWPRLMRRFERYWEVLLSHLLFFRFAYPSDRDIVPSWVMRELLARADASVDAGNWSERICRGRLLSPVSYRVDIDEWGYADGGAWDARQRQREDSPREAPEAPGPHGPH from the coding sequence ATGGAAGTGCGGCGCTCCGTGGCGGAGCTGGGCGCGCGCACCTACGCCATCCAATTGCTTTCCGACGCGGGCATCCCCTTCCTCGTGGGCGGTGCGTATGCCTTCGCCCACTACACGGGCATCTACCGCGACACCAAGGACCTGGACCTGTTCCTCCGCCGCGCGGACGGCGACCGCGCCCTGGAGCTCCTCGCGCGCAACGAGTGGCGCACCGAGAGCGAGGTCCACGGCTGGCTGCACAAGGCCTTCTGGGAGGACTTCCTCGTCGACCTCATCTACGGCTCGGGCAACGGCCTGACGACCATCGACGAGGCCTGGTTCCAGCACGCCGTCCCCGCGCAGGTGCTGGGCTGCCCGTGCCGCGTGCCTCCCGCCGAGGAGATCTTCTGGAGCAAGGCCTTCGTCCTCGAGCGCGAGCGCTTCGACGGGCATGAGCTCACCCACCTGCTCCTGAAGACAGGCGCGACGTTCGACTGGCCCCGCCTGATGCGGCGCTTCGAGCGCTACTGGGAGGTGCTGCTCTCCCACCTGCTCTTCTTCCGCTTCGCCTACCCCTCGGACCGGGACATCGTCCCGTCGTGGGTGATGCGGGAGCTGCTGGCCCGGGCGGATGCGTCGGTGGACGCGGGCAACTGGAGCGAGCGCATCTGCCGTGGCCGGCTGCTCTCGCCCGTCAGCTATCGCGTCGACATCGACGAGTGGGGATACGCGGACGGCGGCGCGTGGGACGCGCGCCAGCGCCAACGCGAGGACTCCCCACGCGAAGCCCCGGAGGCACCAGGCCCTCATGGGCCGCACTGA